One window from the genome of Eucalyptus grandis isolate ANBG69807.140 chromosome 7, ASM1654582v1, whole genome shotgun sequence encodes:
- the LOC104430886 gene encoding WUSCHEL-related homeobox 8-like isoform X1, with translation MILVIFFFNEGNGTPSRQKIKENTTELSQHGQNSETNVYNWFQNRRARSKRKMQNATGNNTESEAEAEVESPKEMKTKPEIFQSQQNPVSRNEDLCFHSPEISSDLHFADSQTKVESMVYSDGSLRSRNRNLGQLSFYDAMLPNPGGLAGNEHLGGKMEVPGA, from the exons ATGATcctagtaatttttttcttcaatgaaGGAAATGGTACCCCAAGCAGACAGAAAATCAAAGAGAATACTACCGAACTGAGCCAACATGGACAAAATTCAGAAACGAATGTCTATAACTGGTTCCAGAACCGGCGTGCACGATCCAAAAGGAAAATGCAGAATGCAACCGGCAACAATACTGAATctgaagcagaagcagaagttGAGTCACCAAAGGAGATGAAGACAAAACCTGAGATCTTTCAATCTCAGCAGAATCCTGTATCAAGGAACGAAGATTTGTGCTTCCACAGCCCTGAGATTAGCTCAGATCTTCATTTTGCTGATTCACAGACCAAAGTGGAGAGCATGGTTTATTCAGATGGCAGTTTGAGATCCAGGAATAGGAACCTAGGCCAGCTATCTTTCTATGATGCCATGCTGCCAAATCCAG GCGGTCTTGCAGGAAATGAGCATCTGGGTGGGAAGATGGAGGTACCAGGAGCCTAA
- the LOC104430886 gene encoding WUSCHEL-related homeobox 8-like isoform X2 — MILVIFFFNEGNGTPSRQKIKENTTELSQHGQNSETNVYNWFQNRRARSKRKMQNATGNNTESEAEAEVESPKEMKTKPEIFQSQQNPVSRNEDLCFHSPEISSDLHFADSQTKVESMVYSDGSLRSRNRNLGQLSFYDAMLPNPGNEHLGGKMEVPGA, encoded by the exons ATGATcctagtaatttttttcttcaatgaaGGAAATGGTACCCCAAGCAGACAGAAAATCAAAGAGAATACTACCGAACTGAGCCAACATGGACAAAATTCAGAAACGAATGTCTATAACTGGTTCCAGAACCGGCGTGCACGATCCAAAAGGAAAATGCAGAATGCAACCGGCAACAATACTGAATctgaagcagaagcagaagttGAGTCACCAAAGGAGATGAAGACAAAACCTGAGATCTTTCAATCTCAGCAGAATCCTGTATCAAGGAACGAAGATTTGTGCTTCCACAGCCCTGAGATTAGCTCAGATCTTCATTTTGCTGATTCACAGACCAAAGTGGAGAGCATGGTTTATTCAGATGGCAGTTTGAGATCCAGGAATAGGAACCTAGGCCAGCTATCTTTCTATGATGCCATGCTGCCAAATCCAG GAAATGAGCATCTGGGTGGGAAGATGGAGGTACCAGGAGCCTAA